A single genomic interval of Zobellia nedashkovskayae harbors:
- a CDS encoding response regulator: MQHKPIHILIVDDHPMVIEGLKTLLSDDERVTVKTHFVNGTDTLSYLEKDTADVILLDVNLPDINGVEMVTKILNIRANVGIIGLSTYSEPSIINQMIKNGVKGYLLKNATADELVNAISQVHQGNFYFGSEVQKILADSVTQERTDLPKLTRREKHVLTLIAEGKTTNTIGEELFISPLTVETHRRNLMQKLEVSNAASLIKVAVERKLI, from the coding sequence ATGCAGCATAAACCTATACATATTTTAATAGTTGATGATCACCCTATGGTGATTGAAGGGCTTAAAACATTATTAAGTGATGATGAGCGTGTTACCGTAAAAACGCATTTTGTGAACGGAACGGACACCCTTTCTTATTTAGAAAAAGATACTGCCGATGTTATTTTGCTGGATGTAAACCTACCCGATATTAATGGTGTTGAAATGGTTACTAAGATACTGAACATAAGAGCTAATGTTGGTATTATTGGCCTTAGCACCTATAGTGAGCCCAGTATCATTAACCAAATGATTAAGAACGGCGTAAAGGGTTATTTACTAAAAAACGCTACGGCAGATGAATTGGTGAATGCCATTAGCCAAGTACACCAAGGTAATTTCTATTTTGGTAGTGAGGTACAAAAAATTCTTGCGGATTCCGTTACACAAGAAAGAACGGACTTGCCAAAACTTACCCGAAGAGAAAAGCATGTGCTCACTTTAATTGCCGAAGGAAAAACCACAAATACCATTGGGGAGGAGTTGTTTATAAGTCCGCTTACCGTGGAAACGCACAGACGCAATCTCATGCAAAAACTTGAAGTTTCTAATGCGGCATCGCTTATAAAAGTTGCCGTAGAGCGAAAATTAATTTAA
- a CDS encoding DUF294 nucleotidyltransferase-like domain-containing protein — protein sequence MKNTISARVADFLKNYPPFNEVATKELENLSEQVSIIYKVKGEAIFSVEEEAHPCFYVVHKGAVVLTKEPNDEVVDLCDEGDIFGLRPLIANENYKIGAKAYEETILYAIPINEFKPIIQEYKAVGTFLIESFASNTRNPYSKSYRGKLYEGTTPAESNPLKNSELLDLQGVSYSKKLISCSENTTIKTIATTMTEKRVGSVLIVKDNLPVGIITDKDLRNKIATGLFPITTRAKNVMSSPVITYPKKMTITQAQMAMMKSSISHLCLTMDGTPDSEAVGIISKHDIMFELGNNPAVLLKAIKRANGFKKLKTVRRRIMDLLRGYLEQNLPLTLISKIISELNDACIKQITKIALSRMDAPPPVKFAWLAMGSQGRSEQLLQTDQDNALVFEDVPEEQLTETRTYFLELAKLVTRGLFKIGYEYCPAEMMASNPDWCLSLAEWKDRTFHWITNPGPDEVLLSSIFFDYNLAYGDVGLVNELSAHLFETTEKYPVFFLHLASGALQSPSPSGFFRSFLVEEDGEYKDFFDLKRRALMPLIDGARVLVLSHQVKSINNTAERFEKLAELEPNNEELFLACSYATKALLKFRTKHGLLHNDSGRFIALNKLTKEEKIKLKRSFKTIKDLQELLKIRFKVTNLLG from the coding sequence ATGAAGAATACGATTTCTGCTCGGGTTGCCGATTTCCTTAAAAACTACCCTCCTTTCAACGAAGTAGCTACCAAGGAACTAGAAAACCTATCCGAACAAGTAAGTATTATCTACAAAGTAAAAGGCGAGGCGATTTTTTCTGTTGAAGAAGAAGCTCACCCCTGTTTTTACGTGGTGCACAAAGGTGCTGTAGTTCTTACCAAAGAGCCGAACGATGAAGTTGTAGATTTATGTGATGAAGGTGATATTTTTGGCCTCCGACCATTAATTGCGAATGAAAATTACAAAATTGGCGCTAAAGCTTATGAAGAAACTATTCTTTACGCCATTCCAATAAATGAGTTTAAGCCCATTATTCAGGAGTATAAAGCAGTTGGTACTTTCTTAATTGAAAGCTTTGCCTCTAACACCCGAAACCCATACTCAAAAAGTTATAGAGGAAAACTCTATGAAGGTACAACACCCGCAGAAAGCAATCCTTTAAAAAACAGTGAATTACTAGACCTACAAGGCGTATCTTATTCCAAAAAACTAATTTCTTGTTCAGAGAATACGACAATAAAGACCATAGCCACTACAATGACCGAAAAAAGGGTTGGGTCTGTATTGATCGTAAAAGACAACCTTCCCGTTGGGATTATCACGGATAAAGATTTACGGAACAAAATTGCTACCGGTCTTTTTCCTATAACCACTCGTGCTAAAAATGTAATGAGTTCGCCAGTAATTACCTATCCTAAAAAAATGACCATCACACAGGCCCAAATGGCCATGATGAAAAGTAGTATTAGCCACTTATGCCTTACCATGGACGGTACCCCAGATTCTGAAGCCGTGGGTATTATAAGTAAGCATGATATTATGTTTGAGCTGGGTAATAACCCCGCAGTGCTCCTAAAAGCTATAAAACGAGCCAACGGATTCAAGAAACTAAAAACAGTCCGTAGAAGAATCATGGACTTGTTAAGGGGATATTTAGAACAAAATTTACCACTAACACTTATCTCTAAAATTATTTCGGAGTTAAACGATGCCTGCATCAAACAAATCACCAAGATTGCATTGTCCAGAATGGATGCTCCACCACCGGTTAAGTTTGCTTGGTTAGCCATGGGAAGCCAAGGTCGTAGCGAACAATTACTGCAAACCGATCAAGATAATGCCTTGGTTTTTGAGGATGTGCCCGAGGAACAACTTACGGAAACACGAACTTACTTCTTAGAATTGGCAAAGCTTGTCACAAGGGGACTATTTAAAATAGGATATGAGTACTGCCCAGCTGAAATGATGGCCTCCAACCCTGATTGGTGTTTAAGCCTAGCGGAATGGAAAGACCGTACCTTCCACTGGATAACTAACCCTGGACCGGATGAAGTACTGTTGTCCTCCATATTCTTTGATTATAACCTAGCCTATGGCGATGTTGGATTAGTGAACGAATTAAGTGCTCACCTTTTTGAAACTACGGAGAAATACCCCGTTTTCTTTTTACACCTGGCAAGTGGTGCACTCCAAAGCCCTTCTCCTAGCGGATTTTTCAGAAGTTTTCTAGTAGAAGAAGATGGCGAGTATAAAGATTTTTTCGATTTAAAGCGAAGAGCCCTAATGCCTTTAATAGATGGCGCAAGGGTTCTTGTACTCTCTCATCAAGTAAAATCCATTAACAATACGGCAGAACGCTTTGAGAAGTTGGCTGAACTAGAGCCAAATAATGAAGAGCTGTTTCTAGCTTGCTCTTATGCTACCAAAGCCTTGTTGAAATTTAGAACAAAACACGGTCTTTTACACAACGATTCCGGGCGTTTCATTGCCTTGAATAAACTGACCAAAGAAGAAAAAATTAAACTAAAACGTAGTTTTAAGACCATAAAAGATTTACAGGAGCTTCTTAAAATACGTTTTAAAGTCACAAACCTACTGGGCTAA
- a CDS encoding response regulator → MINSIVLVDDNTTTNYIHETYLKRVNCAANILSFTKGKSALEHLSNLKMFPELIFVDINMPTMDVWEFMDVYEEIDMSLKINTRVIILTTSIAPSDKEKMEQYKQIDAMMYKPLNESAIRQIMTEYFNLTL, encoded by the coding sequence ATGATTAATTCTATTGTACTTGTAGATGACAACACCACTACAAATTACATTCACGAGACCTACTTAAAACGTGTAAACTGTGCGGCAAATATTCTTTCCTTTACCAAGGGGAAATCTGCTCTTGAACACCTCTCAAATTTAAAAATGTTTCCTGAACTCATATTTGTAGATATTAATATGCCAACTATGGATGTTTGGGAATTTATGGATGTCTATGAAGAGATAGATATGTCCCTGAAAATCAACACCAGAGTAATTATATTAACTACCTCTATCGCTCCTTCCGACAAAGAGAAAATGGAACAATACAAACAGATTGATGCCATGATGTATAAACCGCTGAACGAATCAGCTATCAGGCAAATTATGACAGAATACTTTAATCTAACATTATAA
- a CDS encoding tetratricopeptide repeat-containing sensor histidine kinase, with translation MRALVFVFILLLSFTGSAQTGREERIDSLENALKLVGQDTTRVNILSELARSYGGIDSLKAFEKGFAAIALAKRIKYLRGMADANINVAGCYLDYFDAESAKEYFTIGNNFADKLIAKDSSASNMKIWLRGKYNIGVAYGYEGNVEKEIELIAETIPYAQKMGDKMFVANANTSLAIKYGTIMLYKRAYEMFLISQKQYEEVGTPEDMLYHSLAFTSALSSMDSLKRMKSVLDIAKVNLDLIPNSFYKGSYYAELGLYYGKSGEYKKAIDALNKSYEFYEENTSSFYLKLLYQRYASTYNKMGDFKKAKEYTLKYINFSDNKHSFSDKTGSYFSLAKYEAALNNYQSAYNYLKDYVIAVDSIRVGELGNDMQLLEVQYKTATKEKEILALKNEKSEAALALQVKKSQTYLLGATASILALLLFLGFYAYNDKLRRARKKEREQEKEVALLKQKQENEVFSAMIEGQEKERKRLAIDLHDGLGGRLSGISMNLSKLDKDEPKEYPKTQLKKVMKDLDDSLTELRSIARNMMPETLVKFGLKAALKDYCSSMTGNDTKVTLQFYGTEKGIGLNEQVTMYRVIQELINNAIKHAHASDVLVQYMRDGNKVDITVEDNGVGFNKENIVTKDGGMGLSNLRTRVAYLKGDLEFHSEENEGTTVNVQINVDAA, from the coding sequence ATGCGCGCTCTAGTATTTGTTTTTATTCTTTTACTATCCTTTACCGGTTCTGCCCAAACGGGACGAGAAGAGCGAATAGATAGTCTAGAAAATGCTTTAAAATTAGTAGGGCAAGATACCACCCGGGTGAATATTCTTAGCGAGTTGGCACGGTCCTACGGTGGCATAGACTCCTTAAAAGCTTTTGAAAAAGGGTTTGCCGCCATTGCGCTTGCGAAAAGAATTAAATATCTAAGAGGTATGGCAGATGCCAATATTAATGTAGCCGGCTGTTACTTAGACTATTTTGATGCTGAGAGTGCAAAAGAATATTTTACGATAGGAAACAATTTTGCCGATAAACTTATTGCAAAAGACTCTTCTGCCAGCAATATGAAAATATGGTTGCGTGGCAAATACAATATAGGTGTAGCCTATGGTTACGAGGGTAATGTAGAAAAGGAAATTGAACTTATTGCGGAAACCATTCCCTACGCACAGAAAATGGGCGATAAAATGTTTGTAGCCAACGCCAATACAAGCCTTGCAATTAAGTATGGGACTATTATGCTTTATAAGAGGGCTTATGAAATGTTTTTAATAAGTCAAAAACAATACGAAGAAGTTGGCACTCCAGAAGATATGCTATATCATAGCTTAGCATTTACATCCGCTTTATCAAGTATGGACTCATTAAAACGTATGAAATCTGTATTGGATATTGCAAAAGTAAATCTAGACCTAATACCCAATTCTTTCTACAAAGGTTCTTATTATGCAGAACTTGGTCTTTACTATGGTAAGTCTGGAGAGTATAAAAAAGCTATAGATGCCTTAAACAAATCTTATGAATTCTACGAAGAGAACACATCAAGCTTTTATTTAAAACTGCTCTATCAGAGGTATGCCTCAACTTATAATAAAATGGGGGATTTTAAAAAGGCCAAAGAATACACTTTAAAGTATATTAACTTTAGTGACAATAAACATTCGTTTAGTGACAAAACTGGCTCTTACTTTAGTTTAGCTAAATATGAAGCTGCACTTAACAATTATCAATCAGCTTATAATTACTTAAAGGATTATGTAATAGCAGTAGATAGTATCAGGGTTGGAGAACTGGGAAATGACATGCAGTTATTGGAAGTACAATATAAAACCGCCACAAAAGAGAAAGAAATTCTTGCTCTTAAAAATGAAAAAAGTGAAGCTGCATTAGCTTTACAGGTAAAAAAGTCCCAAACCTACTTATTAGGTGCTACTGCCAGTATACTAGCGTTGTTGCTTTTTTTAGGTTTCTACGCCTATAACGATAAACTTAGAAGAGCAAGAAAAAAAGAACGTGAACAAGAAAAAGAAGTCGCTCTTCTAAAGCAAAAGCAAGAAAACGAAGTGTTTTCTGCCATGATAGAAGGTCAGGAAAAAGAACGAAAAAGGCTAGCTATTGACTTACATGATGGCTTAGGCGGAAGATTATCTGGTATTAGCATGAATTTGTCCAAACTAGATAAGGACGAACCAAAGGAATACCCTAAGACTCAACTAAAAAAGGTAATGAAAGATCTTGATGACTCCCTAACGGAGTTGCGCTCTATTGCCCGTAATATGATGCCGGAAACTTTGGTCAAATTTGGACTTAAAGCGGCACTTAAAGATTATTGCAGCAGCATGACCGGTAATGATACAAAAGTAACTTTACAATTTTACGGTACTGAAAAAGGTATAGGATTAAACGAACAAGTTACCATGTACCGTGTAATTCAAGAGTTGATTAACAACGCCATAAAGCATGCCCATGCTTCTGATGTTTTAGTACAATATATGAGAGATGGCAATAAAGTTGATATTACCGTAGAGGATAATGGTGTTGGCTTTAATAAAGAAAACATAGTAACTAAAGATGGTGGTATGGGGCTCTCTAACCTTAGAACAAGAGTAGCCTACTTAAAAGGCGATTTAGAATTTCACTCAGAAGAAAATGAAGGAACTACAGTTAACGTCCAAATCAATGTAGATGCAGCATAA
- a CDS encoding FUSC family protein, with protein MGIFKGNIAINFRELLQFFKSADFSKAIMVGVAVTVPILLGIYFDQLEIGLAICFGAFWSSPSDASGSYRHKKIGILFSAALVVIVSFIGGYLDLPIYILIPVLGLLTFSIAYISVFGFRASLISFSGLLALVLSFAHQLQELEVYQYALLVGSGGLWYLLLAVVWHSINPTGEIEETFQETYLLTSKFLHIRGQLIEPGLDRQKLLSELHKLQEQLMEKHEKLRETLILYRRSSGRSIYHSKKLLVLAQLVEMLEIAIAKPINYSNMAVVLEKHPQFVELFQKLMFKVSKQLEEIAYAGKNKRKLPQNGELQQALKGIESEITVLKAKPNNENLSAYLMLQNLYEYQEQQVELLKKIKWLLDDPKEEELEFIDDKYARKFIAPQDYDPKTLVSNFSFESLIFKHALRLAVTVMIGYGIGTIFDFQNPYWILLTIIIILRPSYGLTKTRSKDRIIGTLIGGAIAFIIVSLVQNTYLFAVLGIGSLIVAFSMLQRNYKTAATFITLSVIFIYGILRPDILTVIQFRILDTVIGAGLSFLATLVLWPAWGFLSMNNNLRNCLIANKNFLREIAAFYSLNEKEPTPLRLTRKKAFHETSNLSGAFQQMVQEPKSKQKNVNEVYELVTLSHAFLSSLASLSSYIQNHCTTEASEGFKSAVAHIQENLERAIDILAHVDAKDDFSLKIQEQSFEDNRQKFNTIVWDFENALKVGGERNLQEAHLILGQLRWLFSLSGKILRIAKKIETD; from the coding sequence TTGGGCATATTTAAAGGAAACATAGCAATAAACTTTAGAGAGCTTCTGCAATTTTTTAAGAGCGCTGATTTTTCTAAAGCTATAATGGTTGGCGTGGCGGTTACTGTTCCAATTCTGCTGGGAATATATTTTGACCAGTTAGAAATTGGTCTAGCCATATGTTTTGGGGCTTTTTGGAGTTCCCCCAGTGACGCGAGCGGTAGCTATAGGCATAAGAAAATCGGTATTCTCTTCTCCGCGGCTTTGGTTGTCATCGTAAGCTTTATTGGAGGTTATCTAGATTTGCCCATTTATATTTTGATACCCGTTTTAGGTTTATTGACCTTTTCCATAGCCTATATATCCGTATTTGGTTTTAGGGCTTCATTAATCAGTTTCTCCGGCTTATTGGCTTTGGTTTTAAGTTTTGCACATCAACTGCAGGAATTAGAAGTCTATCAATATGCTTTATTGGTTGGGTCTGGTGGCTTATGGTACCTGCTACTGGCCGTAGTTTGGCACAGTATAAATCCTACCGGAGAAATAGAAGAGACTTTTCAAGAGACCTATCTCTTAACTTCTAAATTTTTACATATTAGAGGGCAATTGATAGAGCCGGGTCTTGATAGACAAAAATTACTTTCGGAACTCCATAAGTTGCAAGAGCAACTTATGGAGAAGCATGAGAAGTTAAGGGAGACGCTTATCCTTTACCGTAGAAGTTCAGGACGCTCTATTTATCACAGTAAGAAATTATTGGTCTTGGCCCAGCTTGTAGAAATGCTTGAAATAGCTATAGCTAAACCTATTAATTACAGTAATATGGCTGTTGTTCTAGAAAAACATCCTCAGTTTGTAGAGCTATTTCAAAAGCTAATGTTTAAAGTGTCCAAACAATTAGAAGAGATAGCTTATGCTGGTAAGAATAAGAGAAAATTACCTCAAAATGGAGAGTTGCAACAGGCTCTAAAAGGTATTGAGAGTGAGATAACCGTATTGAAAGCGAAACCGAATAATGAGAATTTGAGTGCATATTTAATGCTCCAAAATCTATACGAATACCAAGAGCAGCAAGTAGAACTACTAAAAAAGATAAAGTGGTTATTGGATGATCCCAAGGAGGAAGAGTTAGAGTTTATTGATGACAAGTATGCGCGTAAATTTATAGCGCCACAAGATTACGACCCAAAGACGTTGGTGAGTAATTTTAGTTTTGAATCTCTTATTTTTAAGCATGCACTTCGTTTGGCGGTAACCGTAATGATCGGTTATGGCATAGGGACTATATTTGATTTTCAGAATCCGTATTGGATTTTATTGACCATCATTATCATCTTAAGACCTAGTTACGGACTTACCAAAACAAGATCAAAGGATAGGATTATAGGTACGCTTATTGGCGGCGCAATAGCCTTTATTATCGTTTCCCTGGTACAGAACACCTATTTATTTGCGGTATTGGGCATAGGCTCTCTAATCGTAGCCTTTTCTATGCTACAGCGAAATTACAAGACCGCGGCAACGTTCATTACTTTGAGTGTTATTTTTATTTATGGTATTCTCCGTCCTGATATTTTGACGGTTATACAGTTTAGAATTCTGGATACTGTAATTGGCGCAGGGTTATCATTTCTTGCTACTTTGGTGCTGTGGCCCGCATGGGGTTTTCTAAGTATGAATAACAACCTTAGGAATTGCCTGATTGCCAATAAAAATTTCTTGAGAGAGATTGCAGCTTTTTATAGTTTGAATGAAAAAGAACCTACCCCCTTAAGATTAACTCGTAAGAAAGCTTTTCATGAGACCTCTAATTTAAGTGGTGCTTTTCAGCAAATGGTTCAAGAGCCAAAATCAAAACAAAAAAATGTAAATGAAGTATATGAGTTGGTAACGCTGAGTCATGCTTTTCTATCTTCCTTGGCGTCTTTAAGCTCGTATATTCAGAATCATTGTACCACAGAGGCTTCGGAAGGTTTCAAATCCGCCGTGGCGCATATTCAAGAAAATTTGGAAAGAGCTATTGATATACTGGCACATGTGGATGCTAAAGATGATTTTTCACTTAAAATTCAAGAGCAATCTTTTGAGGACAACCGCCAAAAGTTCAACACCATAGTATGGGATTTTGAAAATGCCTTAAAAGTAGGAGGTGAGCGTAATTTACAAGAGGCCCATTTAATTCTAGGGCAATTACGTTGGCTCTTTTCCCTGAGCGGGAAAATATTGAGAATAGCTAAGAAAATAGAAACGGATTAG